One genomic region from Camelus dromedarius isolate mCamDro1 chromosome 17, mCamDro1.pat, whole genome shotgun sequence encodes:
- the LRTM1 gene encoding leucine-rich repeat and transmembrane domain-containing protein 1 — protein sequence MKNWTLGWWICKLIKVGFSFSGEACGDSVMEGELLLLSSMIFLLQVVCGCPERCHCHSPSNSVDCSQQGLAEIPSGLPPQTLTLNLQDNQIHQLPALAFKSVPQLTTLNLCNNSLSNLTPGVFHGLQHLQVLNLTQNSLHSLESRLFHSLLHLKELDLSSNNIRHLPTTLGEPWENLTVFAIQQNRLQQLDRALLESMPRVRHLFLKDNLWKCSCHLLSLKLWLETFIYKGGITDSVICVSPDTWKGKDLLKIPHELYQPCPFPSPDPESSQVQQLGATHRAVPRPPESHSAGEREHWECEIKPKPRPANLRHAVATIIITGVVCGIVCLMMLVAAIYGCTYAAITAQYHGGRLTQTNEPVKTEGKELFDSSPA from the exons atgaaaaacTGGACCCTCGGTTGGTGGATCTGCAAATTAATAAAGGTGGGCTTCAGTTTCAGCGGGGAAGCCTGTGGAGACTCAGTCATGGAAG GTGAACTGCTCCTGCTTTCAAGTATGATTTTCCTGCTCCAGGTGGTGTGCGGCTGCCCAGAGAGGTGCCACTGTCATTCACCTTCAAATTCTGTAGACTGCAGCCAGCAAGGTCTCGCTGAAATCCCTTCTGGTTTGCCTCCTCAGACTCTAACACTGAACTTACAAGATAACCAGATACATCAGCTTCCGGCTTTGGCATTTAAGTCAGTGCCACAGCTCACAACCTTGAACTTATGCAACAATTCTCTTTCAAATCTGACTCCTGGAGTTTTCCATGGGCTTCAGCACTTGCAGGTCTTAAACCTAACCCAGAACTCCCTGCATTCCCTGGAAAGCAGACTTTTTCATTCCCTTCTACATTTGAAGGAGCTTGATTTGTCATCAAACAACATAAGACACCTTCCCACAACCCTGGGTGAGCCTTGGGAGAACCTAACTGTATTTGCGATTCAACAAAACCGGCTTCAGCAGCTTGATCGAGCCCTCCTAGAATCTATGCCCAGAGTGAGGCATTTATTTCTCAAGGACAACCTTTGGAAATGCAGTTGCCACTTGCTCAGTCTTAAACTCTGGCTGGAGACATTCATCTATAAAG gGGGAATAACAGACAGTGTCATCTGTGTGTCACCGGACACCTGGAAGGGAAAGGACCTCCTTAAAATCCCTCATGAGCTGTACCAGCCCTGCCCTTTTCCTTCTCCAGATCCGGAGTCCTCACAGGTGCAGCAGCTAGGTGCTACCCATCGGGCTGTCCCCAGGCCTCCGGAGAGCCACAGCGCGGGGGAGCGAGAACACTGGGAGTGTGAGATCAAACCCAAGCCAAGGCCAGCCAATCTGCGCCACGCCGTggccaccatcatcatcaccggGGTGGTATGTGGGATTGTGTGTCTCATGATGTTGGTGGCTGCCATCTACGGCTGTACCTATGCGGCTATTACAGCCCAGTACCATGGGGGACGCTTGACTCAGACCAATGAGcctgtgaaaacagaaggaaaagaactcTTTGACAGCTCACCGGCCTGA